The Flavobacterium johnsoniae genomic sequence TCCAACTGTACTTATTCCGGCATTTGTAGTTTCATCAAAAACAAATAATCTAGATTCTGTGCTTCCGACGTAAATGCGTCCGTTATCAACAGAAACCGAAGTCAGACTTGTTAGAGGAATCTTGCTTGCTCCTTTTGTATATTCTTTTATTGTTTTAATGTGAACTAATGTTAGAGCATTAAAAATTTCTAAAACATCTCCATTTACAACATATAATTTATCATTCGAAATCGCAATTCCTTTCGGATCAAATCCTACCGCACTTCCTGGAATACTTTCCGTAGCAATTGAAGCTTCATCGGTTGGGTAATAATAATCGTAATTTTTAGATTCGATATCGTCTTTGCTGCAATTTGTAAAAAAACAAAGCACAAGAATTAAGGGCAAAATATGTTTCATATTTACTTTATTTTTTAATTCCATTTTCCTTCACCTTTATATTTAAGCAAAAATGGATTCTTCGGATTGATAGTAAAAACTGGCTTTTTGTAAGTTCCAGTTAAATAATTCGTTTTAGACCAAGTTTTTAAAACGTCTGAATCGGTAAAAGGAAGATCATTTAAATAAATTAAATACTTATAAAAATGAGTCAGCATTTCTTGCTGTCCTCCACCCTCGCCACTATTAGCCAAATTACTGCTGTGGCTAAAACCAATATGATGCGAATACTCGTGTGACCAAACCGACATCTCTCCGACCCAATGTCCGGTTACATAACCAGATTCCCATTGCGAAGCTAAATTTCCACCGCCCCAAGCAGAATCTCCGCCAACCATTGCCATGTAAACGGTTCTTTTGTCTAAATAATTCCAGTAGATTTTTTCGATATCTTCTTTCGTCAGATAATCGTAAACACCGTTTGCATCTTCTGCATTTCCATGCCAATTTAAGGCTCCGTTTACGGTTGTTCCAGCTGTTGCTGCTTGCTCCTGCTTGTACTTATCAAAATTGGTGAAAGTGCTGTAATACAAAGGATGACTTAATGCATAAGAGTAATTAATAATCATTGTAATAGCTTCTTTTGCCAAAACAGGATTCATCGGTAGAAATTTTCCTAGTTCATTAATGTGATATCCATCGTGAAACTGAACCAAATGATGTGATTTGATTTTTTTGAATTTTTGAAATAACGGATCCTCAGATTCTACAGAGAATTCGATTGCTCCAGAAGAAAATCCGTCGATTTTATCAATCGTAACCGTATTGCCGCTTTCTAACAAGTAATCGTTTTTCTTATCAGTCAATGGAATTTTATGAAATGAGCGATGAAAAGCCGGAACTTTAGAAAACCTGTAAAGCAGAAATCGTTTGTCATAATTGGGCAATTTTGCGTACACTTTTACATCTGTAAGTCCGACGGGAGAATAAAGGGAAACCTGTACAGAATCTTTTCCCTTTTGAATAATTTGAAACGGTTCGTTGACTCTAAACCATCGATCTGTTTTATCGTACATTTTTGAGGGACTTTCGTTGTCCTCAAACATTGTCATCGGATGGTTTCCTGCAGGCAAAGCTGTGGCATCAATGCTTGACAGATAATTTGGTTTGTACGAATCGGCATCGTCGCTGCAACCAAAAATAATACCTGCCAAAATAGCAAGTACAAAAAAGTGAGTTTTTTTCCTCATTGTTAAGTAAGTAGGTTTGGGGTTAACTATCATACAAAACTATCAATATGCTTTTTAAAAACAAGCATATTGAAAGAAAAGTATGAATTTAAAAACTACTAAAAGTAAGTTTTATCAACAATACAATACTTAATTATCAGGTTTTAAAGCCTTAAAAAGTCAAATCTAAAGTTTCGATTTTTGATAAATCATTATTGAATTTTACAAAAGAAGCAGGAAATCCTGATTTTATTTTACCTATTTTATCATTCATTCCAATGGCAGCGGCTACTCTTGTTGTTGCCATTTTTACAGCTTCATCAGCAGAAACATTTAAGTTGTTAAAAGCATTTTGCACCGCTTCTGTCATTGATATTGTTGCACCTGCGAGATTGCCGTCTTCATTTCTATAAAAACCATCTACTAAATGAGCATCAAAGTTATCCCATTTGAAATTGGCTATTTTTCGTCCTAAAAAAGTGGCATCGCTAATCAAGAAGAATTTTTCTTGTTTTACCTTGTAAGCAACTTTTGCGGCAGCATAATCGCAATGAACGCCATCTAAAATAACGGGAGCATAAACTTCTTCATTTTCAAAAACAGCTCCAACTAAACCAGGTTCGCGGTGTCCAAACTGTGTCATGGCATTAAATAAATGCGTTACTAAATTTATTCCTTTAGAAAAATAAAATTGTGCTTCTTTATGTGTGATGGTCGAATGTCCGATAGAAATTGTGATTCCGCTTTCAATAAGCATTTGCAATTGTTCTTCTGTAAAACATTCTGGAGCAACCGTAATTACTTTTATAACGTCTTTTCCTTTACTTATTATTTCTTGAAGTTCTTCG encodes the following:
- the nagA gene encoding N-acetylglucosamine-6-phosphate deacetylase codes for the protein MKQAIVNAVIHTGEEIIENGVVIVENGKIISVQKEIPNDIETIDLQGNHLSAGFIDIQINGGEKYYFSQTPNEETIQDIYDASMKYGTTHVLPCLISSSKETILKGIEAIREYIKKHNNGVIGMHLEGPFLNPVRRGAHSIDQVRKPTNEELQEIISKGKDVIKVITVAPECFTEEQLQMLIESGITISIGHSTITHKEAQFYFSKGINLVTHLFNAMTQFGHREPGLVGAVFENEEVYAPVILDGVHCDYAAAKVAYKVKQEKFFLISDATFLGRKIANFKWDNFDAHLVDGFYRNEDGNLAGATISMTEAVQNAFNNLNVSADEAVKMATTRVAAAIGMNDKIGKIKSGFPASFVKFNNDLSKIETLDLTF